The Flavobacterium jumunjinense genome includes a region encoding these proteins:
- a CDS encoding glutaminase, giving the protein MEYQKIINAIYDEVKELKDEGSIADYIPELAKVNANKFGIALLDNEQNVYKIGDAQENFSIQSISKVISTAIIFSKIGNELWKRVGFEPSGNSFNSLVQLEYENGIPRNPFINAGALVIADLMLEHFENPKEYFLNFVRELSNNDSIQYNENVAQSEKENGYRNTALVNFIKSFDNIKNEPNDVLDFYFHQCSIEMNCIDLAKLFQVFANNGVISKEKTIFLTTSQCKRMNALMQMCGFYDQAGEFTFKVGLPGKSGVGGGVVAIFPNNYTVAVWSPKLNKKGNSYYGLETLERLTTITEASIF; this is encoded by the coding sequence ATGGAATACCAAAAAATCATCAATGCAATATATGATGAAGTAAAGGAATTAAAAGACGAAGGTAGTATTGCCGATTATATTCCAGAATTAGCAAAAGTAAATGCAAATAAATTTGGAATTGCATTATTAGATAATGAACAAAATGTTTATAAAATTGGAGATGCACAAGAAAATTTCTCCATTCAAAGTATTTCAAAAGTAATTTCTACAGCAATCATTTTTTCTAAAATTGGTAATGAATTATGGAAAAGAGTAGGTTTTGAACCATCGGGAAATTCATTTAATTCTCTGGTTCAGTTAGAATATGAAAATGGAATTCCAAGAAACCCTTTCATTAATGCAGGTGCATTAGTTATTGCCGACTTAATGCTGGAGCATTTTGAAAATCCTAAAGAATATTTCTTGAATTTTGTTAGAGAACTTTCAAATAATGATTCTATTCAGTACAATGAAAATGTAGCACAATCTGAAAAAGAAAATGGGTATAGAAATACAGCATTAGTAAATTTCATTAAATCGTTTGATAATATTAAGAATGAACCAAATGATGTATTAGACTTTTATTTTCATCAATGTTCAATAGAAATGAATTGTATCGATTTGGCTAAACTTTTCCAAGTTTTTGCAAATAATGGAGTAATTTCAAAAGAAAAAACAATATTTTTAACCACTAGTCAATGCAAGAGAATGAATGCTCTAATGCAGATGTGCGGATTCTATGATCAAGCTGGAGAATTTACATTTAAAGTTGGATTACCTGGAAAAAGTGGTGTTGGTGGAGGTGTTGTTGCTATTTTTCCAAACAACTATACTGTAGCAGTTTGGAGTCCAAAATTAAACAAAAAAGGAAATTCCTATTATGGCTTAGAAACTTTAGAACGATTGACAACAATTACCGAAGCGTCAATATTTTAA
- the ytxJ gene encoding bacillithiol system redox-active protein YtxJ has product MSFLKNIFGGNTSNEKSENNEKAKFYTLNSNDEFETIDKVSHQKPVVLFKHSTRCSISRFALKRFDAEYNFTDEQMDWYLLDLLSFREVSNEITSRYNVVHQSPQIVVIKNGKAIYTASHDDIVFEDLKQFV; this is encoded by the coding sequence ATGAGTTTTTTAAAAAATATTTTTGGAGGAAATACTTCAAATGAAAAGAGTGAAAATAATGAAAAAGCAAAATTTTACACTTTAAATTCTAATGATGAATTTGAAACAATAGATAAAGTTTCCCATCAAAAACCAGTTGTGCTTTTCAAGCATAGTACAAGATGTAGTATTAGTCGATTTGCTTTGAAACGCTTTGATGCAGAATATAATTTTACCGATGAACAAATGGATTGGTACTTATTAGATTTATTGAGTTTTAGAGAAGTTTCTAATGAAATTACAAGTCGTTATAATGTTGTTCATCAGTCTCCACAGATTGTAGTTATAAAAAACGGAAAAGCTATTTATACAGCTTCCCATGATGATATTGTTTTTGAAGATCTTAAACAGTTTGTATAA
- a CDS encoding plasmid pRiA4b ORF-3 family protein, which produces MIYKFRAILDAEEDIFRDIAIEKEATLEDLHNAIVNAFGFDGTEMAAFYTCDESWTQDQEIPLFDTGDVPGETRIMNDFILEDNLDKYETKIIYVYDFFNMWTFLVELAAIEEKEDGQTYPSLLFSHGEIPTTAQDKSFEAELTNDFNDDYDEDDLDMLEGDDGIEDYGFEENWN; this is translated from the coding sequence ATGATTTATAAATTCCGAGCGATACTCGATGCAGAAGAAGATATTTTTAGAGATATTGCAATTGAAAAAGAAGCTACGTTAGAAGATTTACACAATGCTATTGTTAATGCCTTTGGGTTTGACGGTACAGAAATGGCTGCTTTTTACACTTGTGATGAAAGCTGGACACAAGACCAAGAGATTCCATTATTCGATACAGGTGATGTTCCTGGTGAAACAAGAATCATGAACGATTTCATATTAGAAGATAACTTAGACAAATATGAAACTAAGATTATCTATGTATATGATTTCTTTAATATGTGGACATTCTTAGTAGAATTGGCAGCAATTGAAGAAAAAGAAGATGGACAAACCTATCCTTCTTTATTATTTTCTCATGGAGAAATTCCAACAACTGCTCAAGATAAATCTTTTGAAGCGGAGTTAACAAACGACTTTAATGATGACTATGATGAAGATGATTTAGACATGTTAGAAGGTGATGACGGTATTGAAGATTACGGTTTTGAAGAAAACTGGAATTAG
- a CDS encoding 1-deoxy-D-xylulose-5-phosphate synthase: protein MSDTLLNTINNPIDLRTLSENQLPQLAQELRSFIIDIISRKGGHLGASLGVVELTVALHYVFNTPEDQLVWDVGHQAYVHKILTERKEVFHTNRELNGISGFPKRSESIYDTFGVGHSSTSISAALGMAMASLLKGEIEKQHIALIGDASIASGMAFEGLNHAGVTDANLLVILNDNAIGIDPSIGALKDYLTAVKEGKNPRQNNIIKSLNFDYSGPIDGHDLPKLIAELKRLKKIKGPKFLHVTTTKGKGLQLAEEDQVRYHAPGKFEAKTGKIYPKNEDGLPPKFQDVFGHTLVELAKQNEKIIGITPAMPTGSSMKYMMDAFPKRAFDVGIAEQHAVTLAAGMATQGMVVFCNVYSTFLQRAYDQVIHDVALQKLPVIFCLDRAGLVGEDGATHHGAFDIAYLNCIPDLIIMAPKDEMELRNCMYTAQLGLEKPIAIRYPRGRGETKDWQKPFEKIEIGKAKKLKSGTKIAVLSTGIMATNVEKAIANCSNSEKVAHYHFPFIKPIDENTLLEISNTYEHIITIEDGVIIGGFGSSVNKYIIDKKSPLSILNLGIPDDFIEHGSVEELQQICKIDVKNIINQLNILLQL, encoded by the coding sequence ATGTCAGACACACTTTTAAATACAATTAATAATCCCATAGATTTAAGAACACTATCTGAAAATCAATTGCCTCAGCTTGCACAAGAACTGAGAAGTTTTATAATTGATATTATTTCTCGAAAAGGAGGTCATCTTGGAGCTAGCCTTGGTGTTGTTGAACTTACAGTTGCGTTGCATTATGTTTTTAACACACCCGAAGATCAATTAGTTTGGGATGTTGGACATCAAGCATATGTTCATAAAATTTTAACAGAGAGAAAAGAAGTTTTTCATACCAACAGAGAGTTAAACGGAATTTCTGGGTTTCCAAAAAGAAGTGAAAGTATCTATGATACTTTCGGTGTTGGCCATTCCTCTACTTCCATTTCTGCAGCATTAGGAATGGCAATGGCTTCTTTATTAAAAGGAGAAATAGAAAAACAACATATAGCCTTAATTGGAGATGCATCTATTGCTAGTGGAATGGCTTTTGAAGGTTTAAATCATGCAGGTGTTACCGATGCTAATTTATTAGTTATTTTAAATGATAACGCCATTGGAATCGACCCAAGTATTGGTGCTTTAAAAGATTATTTAACTGCCGTTAAAGAAGGAAAAAACCCAAGACAAAACAATATTATTAAATCACTCAATTTTGATTATTCTGGCCCAATTGATGGTCATGATTTACCTAAATTAATAGCTGAATTAAAGCGATTAAAAAAAATAAAAGGCCCCAAATTTCTACACGTAACGACAACAAAAGGAAAAGGGCTTCAACTTGCTGAAGAAGATCAAGTAAGATATCATGCTCCAGGTAAATTCGAGGCAAAAACAGGAAAAATATATCCTAAAAATGAAGACGGTTTACCTCCAAAATTTCAAGATGTTTTTGGACATACATTAGTTGAACTTGCTAAACAAAACGAAAAAATAATTGGAATTACTCCTGCTATGCCTACTGGTAGTTCTATGAAGTATATGATGGATGCTTTTCCAAAAAGGGCTTTTGATGTTGGTATTGCAGAACAACACGCTGTAACTCTTGCAGCAGGAATGGCAACACAAGGAATGGTCGTTTTCTGTAATGTTTATTCTACCTTTCTTCAACGCGCCTATGACCAAGTTATACACGATGTTGCCCTACAAAAACTACCTGTAATATTTTGTTTAGATAGGGCTGGGTTAGTTGGTGAAGATGGTGCTACACATCATGGTGCTTTTGATATTGCCTATCTTAACTGTATTCCCGATTTAATTATAATGGCTCCAAAAGATGAAATGGAGTTACGAAACTGTATGTATACCGCTCAATTAGGTTTAGAAAAACCGATTGCTATACGCTACCCTAGAGGAAGAGGAGAAACTAAAGATTGGCAAAAGCCATTTGAGAAAATAGAAATTGGTAAAGCAAAAAAATTAAAAAGCGGTACTAAAATAGCTGTTTTATCCACAGGAATAATGGCAACTAATGTTGAAAAAGCAATTGCAAATTGTTCAAACTCTGAAAAGGTTGCTCATTATCATTTTCCATTCATAAAACCGATCGATGAGAACACATTATTAGAAATAAGTAATACTTATGAGCACATAATAACAATTGAAGATGGAGTGATAATAGGTGGATTTGGTTCTAGTGTAAACAAATACATCATCGATAAAAAAAGCCCACTAAGTATACTAAATCTAGGTATTCCAGATGATTTTATTGAGCACGGAAGTGTTGAAGAATTACAACAAATATGCAAAATCGACGTTAAAAACATTATTAATCAATTAAATATTTTACTTCAATTATGA
- the clpB gene encoding ATP-dependent chaperone ClpB has protein sequence MNFNNYTIKSQEAIQQAQQIAQGFGHQQIENEHIFKGILEVDENVTPFLLKKLNVNVDLFKKIVDSTLQSFPKVSGGEIMLSREASTALNEASIIAKKMNDEFVSIEHLVIAIFKSKSKIAQILKDQGVTQKGLESAIVELRKGERVTSASAEETYNALNKYAKNLCELAKSGKLDPVIGRDEEIRRVLQILTRRTKNNPILVGEPGVGKTAIAEGLAHRIVDGDVPENLKDKIIFSLDMGALIAGAKYKGEFEERLKSVVKEVTAAEGDIVLFIDEIHTLVGAGGGEGAMDAANILKPALARGELRAIGATTLDEYQKYFEKDKALERRFQKVNVDEPDTESAISILRGIKEKYETHHKVRIKDDAIIAAVELSQRYITNRFLPDKAIDLMDEAASKLRMEINSKPEELDVLDRKIMQLEIEIEAIKREQDETKLKVLGLELANLKEDRNEIYAKWKSEKDVVDTIQAIKQEIEDYKGEAERAERDGDYGKVAEIRYGKIKDAQEKLDVFQAQLHENESGTSLIKEEVTSEDIAEVVAKWTGIPVTKMLQSDREKLLKLEEELHKRVVGQEEAIEAISDAVRRSRAGLQDMKKPLGSFLFLGTTGVGKTELAKALAEYLFDDENAMTRIDMSEYQERHSVSRLVGAPPGYVGYDEGGQLTEAVRRRPYSVVLLDEIEKAHPDTFNILLQVLDEGRLTDNKGRLADFKNTIIIMTSNMGSHIIQEKFENLKGGIDAATEAAKIEVLGLLKQTVRPEFINRIDEIVMFTPLTKDNIRQIVSLQLKGLTKMLVQQNITMDATPEAIDYLALKGYDAEFGARPVKRVIQREVLNQLSKEILSGTISNDSIILLDCFDGKLVFRNQ, from the coding sequence ATGAATTTTAATAATTATACAATTAAATCCCAAGAAGCCATTCAGCAAGCACAACAAATTGCGCAAGGTTTTGGGCATCAACAAATAGAGAACGAACATATTTTTAAAGGAATACTTGAAGTAGATGAAAATGTAACACCATTTTTGTTAAAAAAACTAAATGTAAACGTCGATTTATTTAAAAAAATAGTTGACAGTACATTACAAAGTTTTCCAAAAGTTTCTGGAGGAGAAATTATGTTATCGAGAGAAGCAAGTACAGCTTTGAATGAAGCATCTATAATTGCTAAAAAAATGAATGATGAGTTCGTTTCTATAGAACATTTAGTGATAGCTATCTTTAAATCGAAAAGTAAAATTGCTCAAATTTTAAAAGATCAAGGTGTAACACAAAAAGGATTAGAAAGTGCCATAGTTGAACTTCGAAAAGGAGAAAGAGTAACATCTGCTTCGGCTGAAGAAACCTATAACGCACTAAATAAATATGCCAAAAATCTTTGTGAATTAGCTAAAAGTGGAAAATTAGATCCAGTAATTGGTCGTGATGAAGAAATACGAAGAGTTTTACAAATTCTAACACGTAGAACAAAAAATAACCCAATATTAGTTGGTGAACCAGGTGTTGGTAAAACGGCTATTGCAGAAGGTTTAGCGCATCGAATTGTAGATGGAGATGTACCTGAAAATCTAAAAGATAAAATCATTTTTTCATTAGATATGGGGGCATTAATTGCTGGTGCAAAATACAAAGGAGAATTTGAAGAACGATTAAAATCGGTAGTTAAAGAAGTTACTGCTGCAGAAGGAGACATTGTGCTTTTCATTGATGAAATTCACACACTTGTTGGTGCTGGTGGAGGTGAAGGAGCTATGGATGCTGCCAATATTTTAAAACCTGCATTAGCTCGTGGAGAATTGAGAGCAATAGGTGCAACTACTTTGGATGAATATCAAAAATATTTTGAGAAAGATAAAGCGTTAGAGCGTCGTTTTCAAAAAGTGAATGTAGATGAACCAGATACAGAAAGTGCCATTTCGATTCTTAGAGGAATTAAAGAAAAATATGAAACACATCACAAAGTACGTATTAAAGACGATGCAATAATAGCTGCTGTCGAATTATCACAACGCTATATCACAAATCGTTTTCTTCCAGACAAAGCAATTGATTTAATGGATGAAGCGGCTTCTAAATTGCGTATGGAAATCAATTCTAAACCTGAAGAATTAGATGTTTTAGATCGAAAAATAATGCAATTGGAAATTGAAATTGAGGCGATTAAGCGTGAGCAAGACGAAACTAAACTAAAAGTATTAGGTTTAGAATTGGCTAACTTAAAAGAAGATCGTAATGAAATTTATGCCAAATGGAAATCGGAAAAAGATGTTGTAGATACTATTCAAGCAATAAAGCAAGAAATTGAAGATTATAAAGGAGAAGCTGAACGTGCAGAACGCGATGGAGATTATGGAAAAGTAGCAGAAATTCGTTACGGAAAAATTAAGGATGCACAAGAAAAGTTAGATGTTTTTCAAGCTCAATTGCATGAAAATGAATCTGGTACTTCCTTAATTAAAGAAGAAGTAACTAGCGAAGATATTGCAGAAGTGGTTGCCAAATGGACAGGAATTCCTGTTACAAAAATGCTTCAAAGTGATAGAGAAAAGTTATTGAAATTAGAAGAGGAGCTACACAAACGTGTTGTTGGACAAGAAGAAGCTATTGAAGCGATTTCTGATGCAGTTCGTAGAAGTCGAGCGGGTTTACAAGATATGAAGAAACCATTAGGATCATTCTTATTTCTTGGAACAACTGGAGTAGGAAAAACAGAATTAGCAAAAGCTTTGGCTGAATATCTTTTTGACGATGAAAATGCGATGACACGTATCGATATGAGTGAATATCAAGAGCGACACAGTGTAAGTCGATTAGTGGGTGCACCTCCAGGATATGTTGGTTATGATGAAGGTGGGCAATTAACAGAAGCAGTTAGAAGAAGACCATACTCAGTTGTATTATTAGATGAAATTGAAAAAGCACATCCAGATACTTTTAATATTTTATTACAAGTACTAGATGAAGGTCGTCTTACAGATAATAAGGGGCGTTTGGCTGATTTCAAAAATACGATTATCATTATGACTTCAAATATGGGAAGCCATATTATACAAGAGAAATTCGAAAACCTTAAAGGTGGAATTGATGCTGCAACAGAAGCGGCTAAGATTGAAGTATTAGGACTTTTGAAACAAACAGTGCGACCAGAATTTATTAATCGTATTGATGAAATTGTAATGTTTACTCCGCTAACAAAAGATAATATCCGTCAAATTGTAAGTTTACAATTGAAAGGTTTAACAAAAATGTTAGTGCAACAAAATATAACTATGGATGCTACTCCAGAAGCAATAGACTATCTAGCATTGAAAGGATATGATGCAGAATTTGGAGCAAGACCTGTAAAAAGAGTTATTCAAAGAGAAGTGTTAAATCAGTTGTCGAAAGAAATTCTTTCAGGAACTATTTCAAATGATAGTATAATTCTTTTAGATTGCTTTGATGGAAAATTGGTTTTTAGGAATCAATAA
- a CDS encoding TolB-like translocation protein: MKKRLFYYFLFAFSVTLGNAQELKNLERINLEGYFTNPVASPNGKFALVTSEHFNGVFLLDLSTQEINQISEKEGSGYGYCWNKDSESFYFKQKNKDDYYLNSKTYSYTINTKQITELSEINHNYLPSFNGFNKEDESQIIVYTNITTLKIHAKDLITQKDWVVTQDDGQFYNAILSHDSKKVAVHNGADIYVYNIYGNEKAVKIGTGIATSWSPNDNYLIGFLDQSSDGHTIDNSEIYIYNSEKYSPKKITNTEVFSEMFPSFIEDNKILFSDDKTGRIYSFNIQ; this comes from the coding sequence ATGAAAAAAAGACTATTTTACTATTTTCTGTTTGCTTTTAGTGTCACACTAGGCAACGCTCAGGAATTAAAAAATCTTGAAAGAATCAATTTGGAAGGTTATTTTACAAACCCCGTTGCATCTCCTAACGGGAAATTTGCATTGGTAACCTCAGAACACTTTAATGGAGTATTCTTGTTAGACTTAAGCACACAAGAGATTAACCAGATTTCTGAAAAGGAAGGAAGTGGCTATGGGTATTGTTGGAACAAGGATAGTGAATCATTCTATTTTAAGCAAAAAAACAAGGATGATTATTATTTAAATTCAAAAACATATAGTTATACTATAAATACTAAGCAAATTACAGAGTTGTCAGAAATTAATCATAATTATTTACCTTCCTTTAATGGTTTTAATAAAGAGGATGAATCACAAATTATTGTTTACACTAATATAACGACTTTGAAAATTCATGCTAAGGATTTAATTACTCAAAAAGATTGGGTTGTAACTCAAGATGACGGACAATTTTATAATGCGATATTATCTCATGATTCAAAAAAAGTAGCAGTACATAATGGAGCAGATATATATGTATATAATATATATGGAAATGAAAAAGCGGTAAAAATTGGTACAGGAATAGCAACGTCTTGGTCTCCAAATGATAATTATTTGATAGGATTTCTAGATCAAAGTTCTGATGGGCATACTATAGATAATTCTGAAATTTATATTTATAATTCTGAAAAGTATAGTCCAAAAAAAATAACAAATACAGAAGTGTTTTCAGAAATGTTTCCATCATTTATAGAAGACAATAAAATTCTATTTTCTGATGATAAAACAGGTCGAATATATTCATTTAACATACAATAA
- a CDS encoding archaemetzincin, with amino-acid sequence MGLTAKDLYPKPSWNFVFGLASYKKRTGVSSIARYSEEELNETNYSKCLMRLIKTSTHEISHMFTIKHCTYAICLMNGSNNLNESDSRPNGLCSECLSKLSWNLNFDNVSRLNKLIAFMKTHHLSDDASFLSKQREVMLIQK; translated from the coding sequence ATGGGTTTAACTGCTAAAGATTTGTACCCAAAGCCTTCTTGGAATTTTGTTTTTGGATTAGCTAGTTATAAAAAAAGAACTGGTGTTTCGTCTATTGCTAGATACTCTGAAGAAGAACTAAATGAAACTAATTATTCTAAGTGTTTGATGCGACTAATAAAAACATCTACCCATGAAATAAGTCACATGTTCACGATTAAGCATTGTACTTATGCTATTTGTTTAATGAATGGCTCTAATAATCTCAATGAATCTGATTCTAGGCCAAATGGTCTTTGTTCTGAATGTTTATCGAAATTATCATGGAATTTGAATTTTGATAATGTTAGTCGATTAAATAAACTAATTGCATTTATGAAAACACATCATTTAAGTGATGATGCTTCTTTTTTAAGTAAGCAAAGAGAGGTTATGCTTATCCAAAAATAA
- a CDS encoding N-acetylmuramoyl-L-alanine amidase, which yields MKNLYILLALLAFSFCLNAQIIVIDPGHGYGASTSNNPDGRTATEIETALAVGLKTKALIQNSCSAVTVNMTRTTNVNGWTSVTQRAQMANNWNADRLVSIHCNAGGGTGTETFYCTYDDTNTTPDINFSKKIQADMVSNGTFNNRRCVEDNSYLSYHLGVLRYSSATACLNEIGFVDNSTDASKLNNNAWRDKFALSYFNSLKSSLNITCSGSAVLGSFSLTATPECVNNESRINLNWTSAANATSYDIYRNGSLYASNIAGTSFLNTYVTTGTTYTYSIKAKNSSGATNNSNGTLTRTASCVPGAFTLTASATCSGTTSAINLTWTASSGATSYDIYRNGNLYASNVTGNSFFNTYLINAGSVYTYYIKAKNSSGTINNSNGNKSVTATNCGAKNETIEDVNFINEIRLYPNPAISEITFEINNVQNRNVNLDIFDISGKHIQNIKLNSSEELLKQEINISEFASGIYFMNFTIDNKEYVKKFIKK from the coding sequence ATGAAAAATCTATATATACTACTTGCTTTATTGGCATTTTCATTTTGTTTAAATGCGCAAATAATAGTAATTGATCCAGGCCATGGATATGGAGCTTCAACAAGTAACAATCCAGATGGAAGAACTGCAACGGAAATAGAAACGGCTTTAGCTGTAGGCCTAAAAACAAAAGCTTTAATTCAAAATAGTTGCTCTGCGGTAACAGTTAATATGACTAGAACAACAAATGTAAATGGTTGGACATCAGTTACGCAAAGAGCTCAAATGGCAAACAATTGGAATGCAGACAGACTTGTTAGTATTCATTGTAATGCAGGAGGTGGAACGGGCACAGAAACTTTTTACTGTACTTATGATGATACTAATACCACACCAGACATAAATTTCTCTAAAAAAATACAAGCAGATATGGTAAGTAATGGTACTTTTAACAACAGACGTTGTGTGGAAGATAATTCCTATTTGTCCTATCATTTAGGCGTTTTAAGATATTCATCTGCAACGGCTTGTTTGAATGAAATTGGATTTGTAGATAATTCAACCGATGCTTCAAAGCTAAATAATAATGCTTGGAGAGATAAATTTGCATTATCTTATTTTAATTCTTTAAAATCGAGTTTAAATATTACATGTAGTGGATCAGCTGTACTAGGTAGTTTTTCATTAACAGCAACTCCAGAATGTGTTAATAATGAAAGTAGAATCAACTTAAATTGGACTTCAGCAGCCAATGCAACGTCGTATGATATTTATCGAAATGGTTCTTTGTATGCAAGTAATATAGCTGGCACATCATTTTTGAACACATATGTTACTACAGGTACTACTTATACGTATTCTATTAAAGCAAAAAATTCATCAGGTGCTACTAACAACTCTAATGGAACTTTAACGAGAACAGCTTCTTGTGTGCCTGGTGCATTCACATTAACGGCTTCTGCAACTTGCAGTGGTACTACAAGTGCAATTAACCTTACATGGACAGCTTCTTCAGGTGCTACTTCGTATGATATTTATCGAAATGGTAATTTATACGCAAGTAATGTTACTGGGAACTCATTTTTCAATACCTATTTAATTAATGCAGGTTCTGTTTATACTTATTATATTAAAGCAAAAAACAGTTCAGGAACAATTAATAATTCAAATGGAAATAAAAGTGTAACCGCTACAAATTGTGGTGCAAAAAATGAAACAATTGAAGATGTTAATTTTATAAATGAAATTAGACTTTATCCAAATCCAGCAATAAGCGAAATTACATTTGAAATAAATAATGTTCAAAATAGAAATGTAAATTTAGATATTTTTGATATTTCAGGAAAACACATACAAAATATCAAACTAAATTCTAGCGAAGAATTATTAAAACAAGAAATTAATATTTCTGAATTTGCTAGTGGGATTTATTTTATGAATTTCACAATTGATAATAAAGAATACGTGAAGAAGTTTATTAAAAAATAA
- a CDS encoding nucleoid-associated protein: MINLFNTHIENLSIHRVGNKSRNEAIFLSENPYGLNDEVMPLLKEYFFKPFRDKEENYYQFAHEVDLEYNEMYNLATQVFENPEQIHAVSKKITNHLFEQSNHPHIKNGEVYVTYFSNVSIDNNVVDAIGVFKSEIKTDFLQFEEKGSNLEMILQQGINLNKLDKGCIIFNHKKEEGYKILTVDSNRYDARYWLEHFLSVDVFQDENFMTKKYLKFCQDFAKDVVLPAEDKQQEVLFMNRAVNHFAKNDEFEETAFLNEVMQNPEFIPEFKNYKVDKGAKYSIEDVSNFPIANAAVTDARKKMKNVIELDTNIQIKLDFINTESAEKFVEKGWDEEKQMYYYLIYFNKEQKS, translated from the coding sequence ATGATAAATTTATTTAACACACATATTGAAAACCTATCTATTCATAGAGTAGGTAACAAAAGTAGAAATGAAGCCATTTTTTTATCTGAGAATCCATACGGGTTAAATGATGAAGTAATGCCTTTATTGAAAGAATATTTCTTTAAACCGTTTCGTGATAAAGAAGAAAACTATTATCAATTTGCTCATGAAGTTGATTTAGAATATAATGAAATGTATAATTTAGCAACACAGGTTTTTGAAAACCCAGAGCAAATTCATGCTGTTTCAAAAAAAATTACCAATCATCTTTTTGAGCAATCCAATCATCCACACATTAAGAATGGAGAAGTTTATGTAACTTATTTTTCTAATGTTTCTATAGATAATAATGTTGTTGATGCTATTGGGGTTTTTAAAAGTGAGATAAAAACCGATTTCCTTCAATTTGAAGAAAAAGGAAGTAATTTAGAAATGATCCTTCAACAAGGAATCAACTTAAATAAATTAGACAAAGGTTGTATTATCTTTAATCATAAAAAGGAAGAAGGATACAAAATACTAACAGTAGATAGTAACCGTTATGATGCTCGTTATTGGTTAGAACATTTCCTTTCGGTAGATGTTTTTCAAGATGAAAATTTCATGACGAAGAAATACTTAAAGTTTTGTCAAGATTTTGCTAAAGATGTAGTTCTTCCTGCAGAAGACAAACAACAAGAAGTATTATTTATGAATAGAGCTGTAAATCATTTTGCAAAAAATGATGAATTTGAAGAAACAGCTTTCCTAAATGAAGTAATGCAAAATCCAGAATTTATTCCAGAATTTAAAAATTATAAAGTAGATAAAGGTGCTAAATACAGCATTGAAGATGTTTCTAATTTTCCTATTGCAAATGCTGCTGTAACAGACGCAAGAAAGAAAATGAAAAATGTTATCGAACTTGATACTAATATTCAAATTAAACTTGATTTCATTAATACTGAAAGTGCAGAAAAGTTTGTTGAAAAAGGATGGGACGAAGAAAAACAAATGTATTATTATCTTATTTACTTTAATAAAGAACAAAAAAGTTAA